A part of Maridesulfovibrio hydrothermalis AM13 = DSM 14728 genomic DNA contains:
- a CDS encoding transporter substrate-binding domain-containing protein, with protein sequence MILIEMEGCRVGDRDIFRCGVEKIILFLIFLMLSPLHASASESDFDSDLDRIKEMGVLRHIGVPYANFVTGQGDGLDVELMQHFARYLGVRYEFVESNWNRIFAELTGRIVKPAGNDVLVVGRAHIRGDVIANGLTILKWRKQVVNFSEPTFPTQVWCIARTGFPKNPIKSSGNIDQDIRATKALIKGHTVMGKENTCLAPDLYGIDAGRVNIFSFPGELKDMASAVIKGAAEITLLDVPDTLVALEKWPGKIKVLGPVSMKQLMAAGFRKDSPELLKAFNKFFAELNKSGEYLRMVQKYYPAVFFYYEDFFTRD encoded by the coding sequence GTGATTCTGATTGAAATGGAGGGCTGTAGAGTGGGGGACAGGGATATTTTTCGTTGCGGGGTGGAGAAGATCATTCTTTTTTTGATATTCCTGATGTTATCCCCCCTGCATGCTTCAGCTTCTGAGTCCGATTTTGATTCCGATCTGGACCGGATTAAAGAAATGGGAGTGCTGCGCCATATAGGTGTGCCTTATGCCAACTTTGTTACCGGACAGGGGGACGGGCTTGATGTGGAGCTTATGCAGCATTTTGCCCGGTATCTGGGAGTAAGGTATGAATTTGTAGAGTCTAACTGGAATCGTATTTTTGCAGAATTGACCGGCAGGATTGTAAAACCGGCTGGGAATGATGTTTTGGTTGTCGGGCGAGCGCATATCCGTGGCGATGTAATCGCTAACGGGCTGACGATTCTCAAGTGGCGGAAGCAGGTTGTCAATTTTTCAGAGCCTACTTTTCCAACTCAGGTATGGTGCATTGCCCGTACTGGTTTTCCTAAAAATCCTATTAAATCGAGTGGAAATATTGATCAGGACATAAGGGCTACCAAGGCTTTGATCAAGGGCCATACAGTGATGGGCAAGGAGAATACCTGCCTTGCGCCGGACCTTTACGGAATTGATGCGGGGAGAGTGAATATTTTCAGTTTTCCCGGTGAATTAAAAGATATGGCTTCTGCAGTAATTAAAGGAGCTGCTGAGATTACACTTCTGGATGTTCCGGACACTCTGGTCGCTCTGGAAAAGTGGCCGGGAAAAATCAAAGTGCTTGGCCCTGTTTCCATGAAGCAGTTAATGGCAGCCGGATTTCGAAAAGACTCTCCGGAACTGCTTAAGGCTTTTAATAAGTTTTTTGCGGAGCTGAATAAAAGCGGTGAATATCTTCGTATGGTTCAGAAGTATTATCCTGCCGTATTCTTTTATTACGAAGACTTTTTTACCCGGGATTAG
- a CDS encoding HD domain-containing phosphohydrolase has product MSAPRRVLFVDDEQNILDSYRASLRKRFRVDTALGPEEGLEKVKSSGPYAVVVSDLKMPKMDGITFLNKIQEMSPDTVRIMLTGHANLDAAIAAVNKGAVFRFLTKPSPLDEMISTLKVAMKQYSLVVAEKELLRGTLRGSIKVLTDILSMVNPEAFGRSERVRRLAGYVGQNLNLKNTLYLDLAAMLCQLGCVTMTDTVLQKVFQGEELSAEERQIYDMHPFITKAMLSNIPRMEKVASIIQHQHDSLIDNPTQAVESRILKVCLDYDSLIQRQMEKQDAIDTLRLREGVYDVKIIDVLERGTAGEEGYVRREVALTDLRVGMVLDEALWSLDEVYIMVDGTEITEASLIRIHNFMKAKRLPDTVRVQVPVRQKVSDSD; this is encoded by the coding sequence ATGAGCGCGCCTAGAAGGGTTCTTTTTGTTGATGATGAGCAGAATATCCTTGATTCTTATCGTGCTTCATTACGCAAAAGGTTCAGGGTGGATACAGCTCTGGGACCGGAGGAGGGACTGGAGAAGGTCAAAAGTTCCGGTCCGTACGCCGTTGTCGTTTCCGATTTGAAAATGCCTAAGATGGACGGCATCACTTTTCTTAATAAGATTCAGGAAATGTCACCTGATACAGTTCGTATCATGCTGACCGGGCATGCGAACCTCGATGCAGCTATTGCCGCGGTTAATAAAGGCGCAGTTTTTAGATTTCTGACCAAACCGAGTCCTCTGGATGAAATGATAAGTACGCTTAAGGTGGCGATGAAGCAGTATTCGCTTGTTGTTGCTGAAAAAGAACTTTTGCGCGGCACACTCAGGGGAAGCATAAAAGTTCTTACTGATATTCTAAGCATGGTTAATCCGGAGGCTTTCGGCAGAAGTGAAAGAGTCAGAAGGCTGGCCGGATATGTGGGGCAGAATTTAAATCTCAAGAATACTCTGTATCTGGATCTGGCGGCAATGCTTTGCCAGCTCGGCTGTGTAACCATGACTGATACTGTCCTTCAGAAAGTATTTCAAGGTGAAGAGCTAAGTGCTGAGGAAAGGCAGATTTATGATATGCATCCCTTCATAACCAAGGCGATGCTTTCAAATATTCCAAGAATGGAAAAAGTCGCCAGTATTATTCAGCACCAGCATGATTCTTTAATTGATAATCCCACACAGGCGGTGGAGTCCCGCATTCTCAAAGTCTGTCTGGATTATGATTCACTTATACAGCGGCAGATGGAAAAGCAGGATGCAATAGATACCTTGCGCCTGAGGGAGGGGGTTTATGATGTCAAGATCATTGATGTGCTTGAGCGGGGGACTGCCGGTGAGGAGGGATATGTGCGGCGTGAAGTTGCACTTACCGATCTTCGGGTCGGTATGGTTTTGGACGAGGCTTTGTGGAGCCTTGATGAAGTGTACATAATGGTCGATGGGACAGAGATTACCGAAGCCTCACTGATCAGGATACATAATTTTATGAAAGCCAAGCGTCTGCCTGACACGGTGCGGGTGCAGGTACCGGTCCGGCAGAAGGTAAGTGATTCTGATTGA